One Streptomyces mobaraensis NBRC 13819 = DSM 40847 DNA segment encodes these proteins:
- a CDS encoding DUF4429 domain-containing protein yields the protein MAEIFQKDGTWTFDGDAIRIVPGRERGVHLVRQTLGELTVPLEAVAGISFEPGRKAGRLRLRLREGADPLSQVTRGRMADAIDPYQLKTEPDRAGVAEYFAEEVRTALLLEQVPDGPTDRYLLPGPAVPLAVGAGDGTASFDGERVRLEWNWVTDDGKASGGPRELALADITGVEWLPSIGLENGYLRFLVRGAPTKTPAKHDPNAIELFGFKKDGLMALLGAAVTARLPHPAAPVHEVPAVTAPAPAAALDRAPSDAPPADDHDTLLRRLRELGELHRSGILTDEEFAAAKQAILQRF from the coding sequence ATGGCAGAGATCTTCCAGAAGGACGGCACGTGGACGTTCGACGGGGACGCGATACGCATCGTCCCGGGCCGGGAGCGCGGGGTCCATCTGGTCCGCCAGACGCTGGGTGAGCTGACCGTGCCGCTGGAGGCCGTGGCGGGCATCTCCTTCGAGCCGGGCCGCAAGGCCGGCCGGCTGCGGCTGCGGCTGCGCGAGGGGGCCGACCCGCTGTCCCAGGTGACGCGCGGCCGGATGGCCGACGCCATCGACCCGTACCAGCTCAAGACGGAACCGGACCGGGCCGGTGTCGCCGAGTACTTCGCGGAGGAGGTCCGTACCGCCCTGCTGCTGGAGCAGGTGCCGGACGGCCCGACGGACCGCTATCTGCTGCCCGGCCCCGCCGTCCCGCTGGCGGTCGGCGCCGGGGACGGCACCGCCTCCTTCGACGGCGAGAGGGTCCGGCTGGAGTGGAACTGGGTCACCGACGACGGCAAGGCGTCGGGCGGCCCGCGGGAGCTGGCGCTGGCCGACATCACGGGCGTGGAGTGGCTGCCGAGCATCGGGCTGGAGAACGGCTACCTGCGGTTCCTCGTCCGGGGCGCGCCCACGAAGACGCCCGCCAAGCACGACCCGAACGCCATCGAGCTGTTCGGCTTCAAGAAGGACGGGCTGATGGCCCTGCTGGGCGCCGCCGTCACGGCCCGGCTGCCGCACCCCGCCGCCCCGGTGCACGAGGTCCCGGCGGTCACCGCGCCCGCCCCGGCCGCCGCGCTCGACCGGGCGCCGTCCGACGCGCCACCGGCCGACGATCACGACACCCTGCTCCGCCGGCTGCGGGAGCTGGGCGAGCTGCACCGCTCAGGGATCCTCACGGACGAGGAGTTCGCCGCCGCGAAACAGGCGATTCTCCAGCGTTTCTAA
- the glmS gene encoding glutamine--fructose-6-phosphate transaminase (isomerizing), with translation MCGIVGYIGKRDVAPLLLEGLQRLEYRGYDSAGIALHASGKAGGLKTAKAKGRVRELEARLPKRFNGTTGIAHTRWATHGAPNDVNAHPHVDAEEKVAVVHNGIIDNASELRAKLTADGVTFLSDTDTEVLAHLIGRSQAATLEEKVREAVRHIEGTYGIAVLHADFPDRIVVARNGSPVVLGIGEKEMFVSSDVAALVSHTRQVVTLDDGEMATLKADDYRTYTTEGSTTSSQPTTVEWEAESYDMGGHDTYMHKEIHEQADAVDRALRGRIDDRFSTVHLGGLNLDARDARAVRRVKILGCGTSYHAGQIGAQMIEELARIPADAEPASEFRYRNPVVDPDTLYIAVSQSGETYDVLAAVQELKRKGARVLGLVNVVGSAIARETDGGIYVHAGPEVCVVSTKCFTNMVVSFGLLALHLGRTRDLSVADGKRIIEGLRKLPGQIEEILGNEAEIEKLAAEYADAKSMMFIGRVRGYPVAREASLKLKEVSYIHAEAYPASELKHGPLALIEPAMPTVAIVPDDELLEKNRAALEEIKARSGRILAVAHQEQEKADHTIVVPKNEDELDPILMGIPLQLFAYYTAKAMGRDIDKPRNLAKSVTVE, from the coding sequence ATGTGCGGAATCGTCGGTTATATCGGGAAGCGCGACGTCGCCCCGCTGCTGCTGGAAGGGCTGCAGCGGCTGGAGTACCGCGGCTACGACTCCGCGGGCATCGCCCTGCACGCGAGCGGCAAGGCCGGCGGCCTGAAGACCGCCAAGGCCAAGGGCCGCGTCCGCGAGCTGGAGGCCCGCCTCCCCAAGCGCTTCAACGGCACCACCGGCATCGCGCACACCCGCTGGGCCACCCACGGCGCCCCCAACGACGTCAACGCCCACCCGCACGTGGACGCCGAGGAGAAGGTCGCCGTCGTCCACAACGGCATCATCGACAACGCCTCCGAGCTGCGCGCGAAGCTCACCGCCGACGGCGTGACGTTCCTCTCCGACACCGACACCGAGGTGCTCGCCCACCTGATCGGCCGCTCGCAGGCCGCCACGCTGGAGGAGAAGGTCCGCGAGGCCGTCCGGCACATCGAGGGCACCTACGGCATCGCCGTGCTGCACGCCGACTTCCCGGACCGCATCGTCGTCGCCCGCAACGGCTCGCCGGTCGTCCTCGGCATAGGCGAGAAGGAGATGTTCGTCTCCTCCGACGTCGCCGCCCTGGTCAGCCACACCCGCCAGGTCGTCACCCTGGACGACGGCGAGATGGCCACCCTGAAGGCCGACGACTACCGCACCTACACCACCGAGGGCTCCACCACCTCGTCGCAGCCCACCACCGTGGAGTGGGAGGCCGAGTCGTACGACATGGGCGGCCACGACACGTACATGCACAAGGAGATCCACGAGCAGGCCGACGCCGTGGACCGCGCGCTGCGCGGCCGCATCGACGACCGCTTCTCCACCGTGCACCTCGGCGGGCTCAACCTGGACGCCCGTGACGCCCGCGCCGTGCGCCGGGTGAAGATCCTCGGCTGCGGCACCTCGTACCACGCCGGCCAGATCGGCGCCCAGATGATCGAGGAGCTGGCCCGCATCCCCGCGGACGCCGAGCCGGCCTCCGAGTTCCGCTACCGCAACCCGGTCGTGGACCCCGACACCCTCTACATCGCGGTGTCCCAGTCCGGTGAGACCTACGACGTGCTCGCCGCCGTCCAGGAGCTCAAGCGCAAGGGCGCCCGCGTCCTGGGCCTGGTCAACGTGGTCGGCTCGGCGATCGCCCGGGAGACCGACGGCGGCATCTACGTGCACGCCGGCCCGGAGGTCTGCGTCGTCTCCACCAAGTGCTTCACCAACATGGTGGTCTCCTTCGGCCTGCTCGCCCTGCACCTGGGCCGCACCCGCGACCTGTCCGTCGCCGACGGCAAGCGGATCATCGAGGGCCTGCGCAAGCTGCCCGGCCAGATCGAGGAGATCCTCGGCAACGAGGCGGAGATCGAGAAGCTGGCGGCCGAGTACGCCGACGCCAAGTCGATGATGTTCATCGGCCGCGTCCGGGGCTACCCGGTGGCCCGCGAGGCGTCCCTCAAGCTCAAGGAGGTCTCGTACATCCACGCCGAGGCCTACCCGGCGTCGGAGCTCAAGCACGGCCCGCTGGCCCTGATCGAGCCCGCCATGCCGACCGTCGCCATCGTCCCCGACGACGAGCTGCTGGAGAAGAACCGCGCCGCCCTGGAGGAGATCAAGGCCCGCAGCGGCCGCATCCTCGCCGTCGCGCACCAGGAGCAGGAGAAGGCCGACCACACCATCGTGGTGCCGAAGAACGAGGACGAGCTGGACCCGATCCTCATGGGCATCCCGCTCCAGCTCTTCGCCTACTACACGGCCAAGGCCATGGGCCGCGACATCGACAAGCCGCGCAACCTCGCCAAGTCCGTCACGGTCGAGTAG
- a CDS encoding universal stress protein: MAGHEFSEPADRKRIADQTALPEAAEEPRHSCDPAFRHGVVVGFDGSTSSERALAYAIGMARRSGSGLIIVHVANRLPTTVWAGCEPPVFVDVPDHRTEVLGLELACADHLSEVPWILVERGGDICHELEEVGREYAADAIVVGSTHGIVGRIFGSVAGRLARRAQRPVVVIP, encoded by the coding sequence ATGGCCGGTCACGAATTCTCCGAACCCGCGGACCGCAAGCGGATCGCCGATCAGACGGCGCTTCCCGAAGCGGCGGAAGAACCACGTCATTCCTGCGATCCCGCGTTCCGGCACGGTGTCGTGGTGGGCTTCGACGGCTCCACGTCGAGCGAACGGGCGCTTGCTTATGCAATCGGCATGGCCCGGCGCTCCGGCTCGGGCCTGATCATCGTCCATGTGGCCAACCGGCTGCCGACGACCGTCTGGGCGGGCTGTGAACCGCCGGTCTTCGTGGACGTCCCCGACCACCGCACCGAGGTCCTGGGCCTGGAACTGGCCTGCGCCGACCACCTCTCCGAGGTGCCCTGGATCCTCGTCGAGCGGGGCGGGGACATCTGCCACGAGCTGGAGGAGGTCGGGCGGGAGTACGCGGCCGACGCCATCGTGGTGGGCTCCACCCATGGGATCGTCGGCCGGATCTTCGGCTCGGTGGCCGGACGGCTGGCCCGACGGGCGCAGCGGCCCGTGGTGGTCATCCCCTGA
- a CDS encoding GlxA family transcriptional regulator, whose translation MSQDSTTVPETVRKLSGRRRREIVAVLLFSGGPIFESSIPLSVFGIDRQDAGVPRYRLLVCAGEDVPLRTTGGLELTAPYGLEALSRAGTVVVPAWRSITQPPPPAALDALRRAHEEGARIVGLCTGAFVLAAAGLLDGRPATTHWMYAPTLAKRYPSVHVDPRELFVDDGDVLTSAGTAAGIDLCLHIVRTDHGADAAGALARRLVVPPRRSGGQERYLDRSLPEEIGADPLAEVVAWALEHLHEQFDVETLAARAYMSRRTFDRRFRSLTGSAPLQWLITQRVLQAQRLLETSDYSVDEVAGRCGFRSPVALRGHFRRQLGSSPAAYRAAYRARRPQGGPDGRPDRPERPDRDGRGDRFGGPDPLEPRSGEPAVVGLRRTALAAAHAAAGPLGGPPHSGGHGGHGGHPGHGVPLGHGPGNPGFGHGPGHGPGAVEPGKPETDLYSPHLPGQRERPVG comes from the coding sequence ATGAGCCAGGACTCCACGACCGTACCGGAGACCGTGCGCAAGCTCTCCGGACGCCGCCGCCGGGAGATCGTCGCCGTACTGCTCTTCAGCGGCGGCCCGATTTTCGAAAGCTCCATTCCGCTCTCCGTATTCGGGATCGACCGGCAGGACGCCGGGGTTCCCCGTTATCGCCTGCTCGTCTGCGCGGGCGAAGATGTGCCATTGCGAACGACCGGCGGTCTGGAACTGACCGCGCCGTACGGCCTGGAGGCGCTCTCCAGGGCCGGCACCGTCGTCGTACCGGCCTGGCGGTCCATCACCCAGCCACCGCCACCCGCCGCCCTCGACGCACTGCGCCGCGCCCACGAGGAAGGCGCCCGCATCGTCGGGCTGTGCACCGGGGCCTTCGTGCTGGCCGCCGCGGGACTGCTCGACGGCAGACCCGCCACCACCCACTGGATGTACGCGCCGACGCTCGCCAAGCGCTACCCCTCGGTCCATGTGGACCCACGGGAGCTCTTCGTGGACGACGGTGACGTCCTGACCTCCGCGGGCACCGCCGCCGGCATCGACCTGTGCCTGCACATCGTCCGCACCGACCACGGCGCGGACGCCGCCGGGGCGCTCGCCCGACGCCTCGTCGTACCGCCGCGCCGCAGCGGCGGCCAGGAGCGCTACCTCGACCGGTCTTTACCCGAGGAGATCGGCGCCGACCCGCTCGCCGAGGTCGTCGCCTGGGCGCTGGAGCACCTCCACGAGCAGTTCGACGTGGAGACCCTGGCCGCCCGCGCCTATATGAGCCGCCGCACCTTCGACCGCAGGTTCCGTTCGCTCACCGGCAGCGCGCCGCTCCAGTGGCTGATCACCCAGCGGGTGCTCCAGGCGCAGCGGCTGCTGGAGACGTCCGACTACTCCGTGGACGAGGTCGCGGGACGCTGCGGTTTCCGTTCCCCCGTCGCCCTGCGCGGCCACTTCCGGCGGCAGCTGGGGTCCTCCCCCGCCGCCTACCGGGCGGCCTACCGGGCGCGGCGGCCCCAGGGCGGCCCCGACGGCCGGCCGGACCGGCCCGAGCGGCCGGACCGCGACGGGCGGGGTGACCGCTTCGGCGGCCCGGACCCGCTGGAACCCCGGTCCGGGGAGCCGGCGGTCGTCGGACTGAGACGGACGGCCCTGGCCGCCGCGCACGCCGCGGCCGGTCCGCTCGGCGGTCCGCCGCACTCCGGTGGGCACGGTGGACACGGCGGGCATCCCGGACACGGGGTGCCCCTGGGGCACGGGCCGGGGAACCCGGGGTTCGGCCATGGACCGGGACACGGTCCGGGCGCCGTCGAACCGGGCAAGCCGGAGACCGACCTGTACAGCCCGCACCTGCCCGGCCAGCGGGAACGCCCCGTAGGGTGA
- the orn gene encoding oligoribonuclease, whose product MNDRMVWIDCEMTGLSLSTDALIEVAALVTDSELNILGDGVDIVIRPPAEALTTMPEVVRQMHTASGLLDELDGGTTLEEAERQVLAYIREYVPEPGKAPLCGNSVGTDRGFLLRDMPELEKHLHYRIVDVSSVKELSRRWFPRAYFASPKKAGNHRALADIRESIAELRYYREAIFVPQPGPDSDTAKAIAAKHVLPVQS is encoded by the coding sequence ATGAACGATCGCATGGTGTGGATCGACTGCGAGATGACCGGGCTCTCGCTGTCGACCGACGCGCTCATCGAGGTGGCCGCCCTGGTGACCGACTCGGAGCTGAACATCCTCGGCGACGGTGTGGACATCGTCATCCGCCCGCCCGCCGAGGCCCTGACCACCATGCCCGAGGTGGTGCGCCAGATGCACACGGCCTCCGGGCTGCTCGACGAACTGGACGGCGGGACGACGCTCGAGGAAGCGGAGCGGCAGGTCCTGGCGTACATCCGCGAGTACGTCCCGGAGCCCGGCAAGGCCCCGCTGTGCGGAAACTCGGTCGGCACCGACCGCGGCTTCCTGCTGCGGGACATGCCGGAGCTGGAGAAGCACCTGCACTACCGCATCGTCGACGTCTCGTCGGTGAAGGAGCTGTCCCGGCGCTGGTTCCCCCGGGCCTACTTCGCCAGCCCGAAGAAGGCCGGCAACCACCGGGCCCTCGCCGACATCCGCGAGTCGATCGCCGAGCTCCGCTACTACCGCGAGGCGATCTTCGTGCCGCAGCCCGGTCCGGACTCCGACACGGCGAAGGCGATCGCGGCCAAGCACGTCCTTCCTGTTCAGTCGTAG
- a CDS encoding ABC transporter substrate-binding protein: MRGGTHGRRPRARRAGAAPAALTAGLLLAAALTGCAADGDGRTTLSVGTFGVFGYRQAGLYAEYERLHPEIRIKENVIERSDTYFPQFLTHLVTGSGLADVQAVEVGTLHDLAAGQGRRLEDLSRAPGVRRADWLGWKWAQATDPDGRTIGLGTDIGPIAVCYRKDLFRRAGLPTDREAVGRLWAGDWRKYLDAGRAYRKRAPAGTVFTDSAAGVYNAAVHGYPERYYDRSGRPLYTGGPAVRAAWDLAVRAAREGLTARLRQFEKPWDQAYANGRFATVACPPWMLGYIKEKSGDAGRGQWDVAAAPRPANWGGSFLTVPKAARHRAQAMALAAWLTAPAQQARLFARQSSFPSTPASYGMPELRDARNPYFGGAPVARIFARAAEGAPTLVIGPHEQQIGTAFTDVGIPQVEQQGRDPRAAWAAAQKEIHNAVDE; the protein is encoded by the coding sequence TTGCGCGGCGGCACCCACGGACGGCGCCCCCGGGCCCGGCGGGCAGGAGCGGCACCGGCGGCACTCACGGCCGGGCTGCTCCTGGCCGCGGCGCTCACCGGCTGCGCGGCCGACGGCGACGGGCGGACCACGCTCTCCGTCGGCACCTTCGGGGTCTTCGGCTACCGGCAGGCCGGTCTCTACGCCGAGTACGAGCGGCTGCACCCGGAGATCCGGATCAAGGAGAACGTGATCGAGCGGAGCGACACCTACTTCCCGCAGTTCCTGACGCATCTGGTGACCGGCAGCGGGCTGGCGGACGTCCAGGCGGTCGAGGTCGGCACCCTGCACGACCTGGCGGCGGGCCAGGGCCGGCGGCTGGAGGACCTGTCCCGGGCGCCGGGCGTGCGCCGGGCCGACTGGCTCGGGTGGAAATGGGCCCAGGCCACCGACCCCGACGGCCGGACGATCGGGCTCGGCACGGACATCGGGCCGATCGCCGTCTGCTACCGCAAGGACCTCTTCCGCCGGGCCGGACTGCCCACCGACCGGGAGGCCGTCGGCCGGCTGTGGGCCGGAGACTGGCGGAAGTACCTCGACGCCGGCCGCGCCTACCGGAAGCGGGCCCCGGCGGGCACGGTCTTCACCGACTCGGCGGCGGGCGTCTACAACGCGGCCGTCCACGGCTATCCGGAGCGCTACTACGACCGGTCCGGCCGCCCGCTGTACACCGGCGGGCCGGCCGTCCGGGCGGCCTGGGACCTGGCGGTGCGGGCGGCCCGCGAGGGGCTGACCGCGCGGCTGAGACAGTTCGAGAAACCGTGGGACCAGGCGTACGCGAACGGCCGCTTCGCCACCGTCGCCTGCCCGCCGTGGATGCTCGGCTACATCAAGGAGAAGTCGGGGGACGCGGGCCGGGGCCAGTGGGACGTGGCAGCGGCGCCCCGGCCGGCCAACTGGGGCGGCTCGTTCCTGACCGTGCCGAAGGCGGCCCGGCACCGGGCGCAGGCCATGGCGCTCGCCGCCTGGCTGACCGCGCCCGCGCAGCAGGCCAGGCTCTTCGCCCGGCAGTCGAGCTTCCCCTCCACCCCCGCCTCGTACGGCATGCCGGAGCTGCGGGACGCGCGGAACCCCTACTTCGGCGGGGCGCCGGTCGCGCGGATCTTCGCCCGGGCCGCCGAGGGAGCGCCCACGCTGGTGATCGGGCCGCACGAGCAGCAGATCGGCACCGCCTTCACCGACGTCGGCATCCCGCAGGTCGAGCAGCAGGGCAGGGACCCGCGGGCGGCCTGGGCGGCGGCCCAGAAGGAGATCCACAACGCGGTGGACGAATGA
- a CDS encoding carbohydrate ABC transporter permease: MTSAPPTTVEDPGAEPAPGPPRVPPAADRDRRAAWRTRRHRWDVRWSPYAFVAPFFLFFSAFGLFPLLWTGWASLHRLELTDMSRMEWTGARNYLRLLHDEFFWNALGNTFTIGVLSTVPQLLTALCLAHLLHQRLRAATFWRVALLTPYATSVAAATLVFVLLYGRDYGLINWALGLAGIDPVDWQNGTWSSRIAVSSIVVWRWTGYNALIYLAAMQAIPDELYESAALDGASRIRQFRHVTVPSLRPTILFTVVVSTIGATQLFGEPLLFGGAAGQKGGASHQFQTLGLYLYEQGWFGFHLGRASAVAWAMFLILLLVAAVGGLLARRLRADR; encoded by the coding sequence ATGACCTCGGCGCCGCCCACCACCGTCGAGGACCCCGGCGCCGAACCGGCCCCGGGCCCACCGCGCGTCCCGCCCGCCGCCGATCGGGACCGGCGCGCCGCCTGGCGCACCCGCCGTCACCGGTGGGACGTGCGCTGGAGTCCGTACGCGTTCGTGGCGCCGTTCTTCCTGTTCTTCTCCGCATTCGGTCTCTTCCCCCTCCTCTGGACCGGCTGGGCCTCACTGCACCGGCTCGAACTCACGGACATGAGCCGGATGGAGTGGACCGGAGCGCGCAACTACCTCCGGCTGCTGCACGACGAGTTCTTCTGGAACGCCTTGGGCAACACCTTCACCATCGGTGTGCTCTCGACCGTCCCCCAACTGCTGACGGCCCTTTGTCTGGCGCATCTGCTGCACCAGCGGCTGCGGGCCGCCACGTTCTGGCGCGTCGCCCTCCTCACCCCGTACGCCACCTCGGTCGCCGCGGCCACCCTGGTCTTCGTCCTCCTCTACGGGCGGGACTACGGCCTGATCAACTGGGCGCTGGGGCTGGCGGGCATCGACCCGGTCGACTGGCAGAACGGCACCTGGAGCTCCCGGATCGCCGTCTCCTCGATCGTCGTCTGGCGGTGGACGGGCTACAACGCGCTGATCTACCTGGCCGCCATGCAGGCGATCCCGGACGAGCTGTACGAGTCGGCGGCGCTGGACGGCGCCTCGCGGATCCGGCAGTTCCGGCACGTCACCGTGCCCTCGCTGCGGCCGACGATCCTGTTCACCGTCGTCGTCTCCACGATCGGGGCGACGCAGCTGTTCGGCGAGCCCCTGCTGTTCGGCGGGGCGGCCGGGCAGAAGGGCGGGGCCTCGCACCAGTTCCAGACCCTGGGTCTCTATCTGTACGAGCAGGGGTGGTTCGGCTTCCACCTCGGCCGTGCCTCCGCCGTGGCCTGGGCCATGTTCCTGATCCTGCTGCTGGTCGCCGCCGTGGGCGGGCTGCTCGCCCGCCGACTGCGCGCGGACCGGTGA
- a CDS encoding carbohydrate ABC transporter permease: protein MPVPLSATPVTRARAGGRPRTGPLGYAVLVLFTAGSVLPLVWTAVAASHDNTRLAHTPPPLWFGGNLAHNLGVAWSDANLGLALLNTTLVAGCVALGTVLFCTLAGFAFAKLRFRGRNALLAVVVGTMMVPPQLSVVPLFALVAELGWTDRLQTVVLPTLVSAFGVFFMRQYLVEALPTELIEAARVDGADSLRVVRHVVLPVARPAMAVLGMLSFVQSWNDFFWPVIALTQDNPTVQVALTGLGRGYVPDQAVVMAGALLGTLPLLLVLALFGRHIVGGIMRGAVKG from the coding sequence GTGCCCGTCCCCCTTTCCGCCACCCCGGTCACCCGCGCGCGGGCCGGCGGGCGACCCCGCACCGGGCCGCTCGGGTACGCCGTGCTCGTCCTCTTCACCGCGGGCTCGGTGCTGCCCCTGGTGTGGACGGCCGTGGCCGCCTCGCACGACAACACCCGGCTGGCGCACACCCCGCCGCCCCTCTGGTTCGGCGGCAACCTGGCGCACAACCTGGGCGTCGCGTGGAGCGACGCCAACCTGGGCCTGGCGCTGCTGAACACCACGCTGGTCGCGGGCTGCGTCGCCCTGGGCACCGTCCTCTTCTGCACCCTCGCCGGCTTCGCCTTCGCCAAGCTGCGGTTCCGGGGGCGGAACGCCCTGCTGGCGGTGGTGGTCGGCACGATGATGGTGCCCCCGCAGCTTTCCGTGGTCCCGCTGTTCGCACTCGTCGCGGAGCTGGGCTGGACCGACCGGCTGCAGACGGTCGTCCTGCCCACCCTGGTCAGCGCGTTCGGCGTGTTCTTCATGCGGCAGTACCTCGTGGAGGCGCTGCCCACCGAGCTGATCGAGGCCGCCCGGGTCGACGGCGCCGACAGCCTGCGCGTCGTACGGCACGTCGTCCTCCCCGTCGCCCGGCCCGCGATGGCGGTGCTCGGGATGCTCTCCTTCGTCCAGTCCTGGAACGACTTCTTCTGGCCGGTGATCGCGCTGACCCAGGACAACCCGACCGTCCAGGTGGCCCTCACCGGGCTCGGCCGCGGCTACGTCCCCGACCAGGCCGTCGTGATGGCCGGGGCGCTGCTCGGCACGCTGCCGCTGCTGCTCGTCCTCGCCCTCTTCGGACGGCACATCGTCGGCGGCATCATGCGTGGCGCGGTCAAGGGCTGA
- a CDS encoding GH1 family beta-glucosidase — MPTTFPPGFVWGAATAAYQVEGAVHEDGRTPSIWDTFSHTPGKVLNGDTGDTATDHYHRYAEDVRLMAALGLGAYRFSVSWPRVQPTGSGPASPKGLDFYRRLVDELLAHGIKPVLTLYHWDLPQELETAGGWPARETAYRFADYAGLVARALGDRVECWATLNEPWCSAFLGYASGVHAPGRTDDAAALRAAHHLNLAHGLGAQALRAALPRRARVAVVLNPNAVRARTTSPADLDAQRRIDALSTRIFTGPMLHGAYPADLIDDTAGITDWSFVRDGDTSVIKHPLDWLGINYYTPSVVSAATDNRPSPVPSPYPGAQGVAFHQPPGPRTAMDWTVDPSGLYDLLMRFTREAPGLPLAVSENGAAYDDKPDGRGAVHDPDRIAYLRGHFDAVLRALGDGADVWGYFVWSLLDNFEWAYGYSKRFGIVCVDYGTLSRTVKGSGEWYRGVIRSGRVG; from the coding sequence ATGCCCACGACCTTCCCTCCCGGCTTCGTCTGGGGCGCCGCGACCGCCGCGTACCAGGTGGAGGGCGCGGTCCACGAGGACGGCCGCACCCCTTCCATCTGGGACACCTTCAGCCACACACCCGGCAAGGTGCTGAACGGCGACACCGGCGACACGGCCACCGACCACTACCACCGGTACGCCGAGGACGTCCGCCTGATGGCCGCCCTCGGCCTGGGCGCCTACCGCTTCTCCGTCTCCTGGCCCCGCGTCCAGCCCACCGGCAGCGGGCCCGCCTCCCCCAAGGGACTCGACTTCTACCGTCGGCTCGTCGACGAGCTCCTCGCCCACGGCATCAAGCCCGTCCTGACCCTCTACCACTGGGATCTGCCGCAGGAGTTGGAGACGGCGGGCGGCTGGCCGGCCCGCGAGACCGCGTACCGCTTCGCCGACTACGCCGGACTCGTCGCCCGGGCGCTGGGCGACCGGGTCGAGTGCTGGGCCACCCTCAACGAGCCCTGGTGCAGCGCCTTCCTGGGCTACGCCTCGGGGGTGCACGCCCCCGGGCGCACCGACGACGCCGCGGCCCTGCGCGCCGCGCACCACCTCAACCTCGCCCATGGGCTGGGCGCCCAGGCGCTGCGCGCCGCCCTGCCGCGCCGGGCGCGCGTCGCGGTCGTCCTCAACCCGAACGCCGTCCGGGCCCGCACCACGTCACCCGCCGACCTGGACGCTCAGCGGCGTATCGACGCGCTGTCCACCCGTATCTTCACCGGGCCCATGCTCCACGGCGCGTACCCCGCCGACCTGATCGACGACACGGCCGGGATCACGGACTGGTCGTTCGTCCGCGACGGCGACACCTCCGTCATCAAGCACCCCCTGGACTGGCTGGGCATCAACTACTACACGCCGTCCGTTGTATCAGCCGCCACTGACAACCGCCCCTCACCTGTGCCTTCGCCCTATCCCGGGGCCCAGGGCGTGGCCTTCCACCAGCCGCCGGGCCCCCGGACGGCCATGGACTGGACCGTCGACCCCAGCGGTCTGTACGACCTCCTGATGCGCTTCACCCGAGAGGCCCCCGGCCTCCCCCTCGCCGTCTCCGAGAACGGCGCCGCGTACGACGACAAGCCGGACGGCCGGGGGGCCGTGCACGACCCCGACCGCATCGCCTACCTGCGGGGCCATTTCGACGCGGTGCTGCGGGCGTTGGGGGACGGGGCGGATGTGTGGGGGTACTTCGTGTGGTCGCTGTTGGACAACTTCGAGTGGGCGTACGGGTACAGCAAGCGGTTTGGGATCG